In Leptospira selangorensis, the following are encoded in one genomic region:
- a CDS encoding bacitracin resistance protein BacA has protein sequence MSATFYTPPGGPPPPSPRLRELFSKVGEDPIRELVSVFYDQIAVSEIRWMFPENLEESKVKSADFMVQVLGGPPYYVQKYGPPKMRARHLPFPIDEKARRVWLSCYRKAIKDWEADEESKEILWQFLQDFSSWMVNKASSQE, from the coding sequence GTGCAACATTTTATACTCCTCCCGGTGGACCTCCTCCTCCCAGCCCTCGTCTTAGAGAATTATTCTCAAAAGTTGGAGAAGATCCCATTAGGGAACTTGTTTCCGTTTTCTATGATCAAATAGCTGTCAGCGAAATTCGTTGGATGTTTCCGGAAAATCTAGAGGAGAGCAAAGTAAAGTCGGCTGACTTTATGGTGCAAGTTCTAGGAGGTCCGCCCTATTATGTTCAAAAATACGGGCCTCCAAAAATGAGAGCTCGACATCTTCCTTTTCCGATCGATGAAAAAGCTAGAAGAGTCTGGCTTTCCTGTTATCGCAAAGCGATAAAAGATTGGGAAGCAGATGAAGAATCTAAAGAGATACTTTGGCAGTTTTTACAGGATTTCTCCTCTTGGATGGTAAATAAGGCTTCTTCTCAAGAATGA
- a CDS encoding TrkH family potassium uptake protein: protein MNPFLDPALRTKLVSEWGRISLFFEENIKPILRFIFGVLGVISLFILIFLYGFYYPPEWIHPLRLVTMTIVWYLVIYECLSFLFTLTPYKAYLKFHKIETFVVFLVILQFFFEEKIESILSQQRTEEVVLLFLSLSQLTLAFGGFAHFLRRARLSLGKISPSLVMTGSFAILIFLGTAALCLPRAEARPLQLVDLFFTAVSAVCVTGLSTIDVSQDLTGTGQVILMVLVQLGGLGLMTLTVFFALVLEGQVSVTEKLIVKDLFSQESIGRAGSILKQVAYQTFAIEGIGSIFLYLTFPKELGFSQKELIFQSVFHSITGFCNAGFALFPKGLAEPYFRESYSFLSILMILIVFGGLGFPTVNQLLKKIRFDGESFRHRFSLGSKLILITTLFLLLFGWISYWILERNFSLHGLSWYDQVFHSLFYSVTTRTAGFNTLDISSMGIPMVFVSLFLMWVGASPNSTGGGIKTSTLALSVLQFYQFFTGKERVDVFGRTVAENSLSRASVAIVLSMFIIFMGILFLICFEKPLPFLDICYEVVSAYGTTGLSRGITSKFEAPGKLLLCVVMFVGRVGVLTVLLAFVPKPKPRRYWYPEEYVVVG from the coding sequence ATGAATCCTTTTTTAGATCCTGCGTTGCGGACAAAATTAGTTTCCGAATGGGGAAGGATCTCGCTCTTCTTCGAAGAGAATATCAAACCTATCTTAAGATTTATATTCGGTGTTTTGGGAGTTATCTCCCTTTTTATACTCATCTTTCTATACGGATTTTATTATCCACCCGAATGGATCCATCCACTTCGTTTAGTTACAATGACCATAGTTTGGTATTTAGTAATTTACGAATGTTTAAGCTTTCTATTTACATTAACTCCGTATAAGGCTTATTTAAAATTCCACAAGATAGAAACGTTTGTAGTCTTCTTAGTTATTTTACAGTTCTTCTTTGAAGAAAAAATAGAATCTATTCTTTCCCAACAAAGAACCGAAGAAGTTGTACTTTTATTTTTATCCTTAAGCCAATTGACCTTAGCATTCGGTGGGTTTGCGCATTTTTTAAGAAGAGCCAGACTTTCTCTCGGAAAAATTTCTCCTTCTTTGGTGATGACAGGAAGTTTTGCGATCCTGATTTTTTTGGGAACGGCTGCATTATGCCTTCCTAGAGCTGAGGCAAGACCGCTTCAATTAGTGGATCTATTTTTTACTGCGGTAAGTGCGGTATGCGTTACCGGTTTAAGCACGATAGATGTTTCCCAGGATTTAACCGGAACAGGGCAGGTGATCTTGATGGTTCTTGTCCAACTAGGCGGTTTAGGGCTAATGACATTGACTGTATTTTTTGCATTAGTTTTAGAAGGCCAGGTTTCCGTTACTGAAAAGTTGATCGTTAAGGATTTGTTTAGCCAAGAATCTATAGGAAGGGCAGGTTCCATCTTAAAACAAGTTGCCTACCAAACATTCGCGATAGAAGGGATCGGCTCGATCTTTCTATACTTAACATTTCCTAAAGAGCTTGGATTTTCCCAAAAAGAACTTATTTTTCAATCTGTGTTTCATTCTATAACAGGATTTTGTAATGCGGGCTTTGCACTTTTTCCAAAAGGATTAGCGGAACCTTATTTTAGGGAATCTTATTCATTTCTTTCCATATTGATGATCTTGATCGTATTCGGCGGTCTAGGTTTTCCTACCGTAAATCAGCTTTTAAAAAAGATCAGATTTGATGGGGAATCTTTTAGGCATCGTTTTTCTCTGGGCTCTAAGCTGATCCTGATCACTACTTTATTCTTATTACTCTTCGGTTGGATATCCTACTGGATACTTGAAAGGAATTTTAGTTTGCATGGTTTGAGTTGGTATGACCAAGTATTTCATTCTTTATTCTATTCAGTTACCACAAGGACCGCAGGATTTAATACTCTGGATATTTCTTCCATGGGGATCCCGATGGTATTCGTAAGTTTATTTTTGATGTGGGTGGGTGCTTCTCCTAACTCAACGGGAGGAGGGATTAAAACTTCTACATTGGCGCTCTCGGTTTTACAATTTTATCAATTTTTCACTGGAAAAGAAAGAGTGGATGTTTTTGGAAGAACAGTCGCGGAAAATTCTCTTTCTAGAGCATCTGTTGCGATTGTACTTTCCATGTTTATAATATTTATGGGGATCCTATTTCTGATCTGTTTCGAGAAACCTTTACCATTTTTAGATATTTGTTATGAGGTAGTTTCCGCTTATGGGACCACTGGCCTTTCCAGAGGGATCACGTCTAAGTTTGAGGCCCCCGGAAAATTACTTTTATGTGTTGTGATGTTTGTGGGAAGGGTCGGGGTTCTAACGGTATTATTGGCTTTTGTCCCAAAACCAAAACCCAGACGATATTGGTATCCTGAAGAATATGTCGTGGTCGGCTAA
- a CDS encoding aldo/keto reductase, with protein sequence MKKRRLGKTGMVVSEICMGTMTFGSSCDEKEAHRILNKAFDSGIDFYDTAEIYPVPPEAEYVHATEKIFGNWLKTKKRESILIATKVCGPGHGWFTPPVREGKTALDRRNIKVAIEGSLKRLGTDYIDLYQTHWPDHDFGFEETLEALTELINEGKVRYIGSSNETAWGTMKSLEVSRTNKLARYESIQNNFSILNRRFEDALSDICRREQISLLPYSPLAGGVLTGKYNGPIPPENARFTRYSKLPTERQRRMAHRFLNEGTLASTKELIEIAKEAGISVTALSVAWSKQHDYVASTIIGANTVEQLEESLKATDLILSDDILKKIDEVSKKIPYPMG encoded by the coding sequence ATGAAAAAAAGAAGGCTTGGAAAAACGGGGATGGTCGTCTCCGAAATTTGTATGGGGACAATGACTTTCGGTTCTAGTTGTGACGAGAAGGAAGCACATCGAATTTTAAACAAAGCCTTCGATTCGGGTATAGATTTTTATGATACTGCCGAGATCTATCCTGTTCCTCCTGAAGCGGAGTATGTTCATGCTACTGAAAAAATTTTCGGCAATTGGTTGAAGACTAAAAAGAGAGAATCCATCCTGATCGCGACAAAAGTCTGCGGTCCAGGCCACGGATGGTTCACTCCTCCTGTAAGAGAAGGTAAGACTGCATTAGATCGCAGAAATATCAAAGTAGCGATCGAAGGAAGTTTAAAAAGACTCGGGACAGATTATATAGACTTATACCAAACTCATTGGCCTGATCATGATTTCGGATTCGAAGAAACATTGGAAGCTTTGACCGAATTGATAAACGAAGGTAAAGTCAGATATATAGGAAGTAGTAATGAAACTGCTTGGGGGACTATGAAAAGTTTAGAAGTTTCCCGCACGAACAAACTTGCAAGATATGAATCCATCCAAAACAATTTCAGTATCTTAAATAGAAGATTCGAAGACGCTCTTTCTGATATTTGCAGGAGAGAACAGATCAGCCTTCTTCCTTATTCCCCTTTAGCCGGTGGAGTATTGACCGGAAAATATAACGGACCAATTCCACCTGAAAATGCGAGGTTCACACGTTATTCAAAACTTCCTACAGAAAGACAAAGAAGAATGGCACATCGTTTTCTGAATGAAGGTACTCTCGCTTCTACAAAAGAACTGATAGAGATCGCTAAGGAAGCAGGAATCAGCGTGACTGCTCTTTCAGTAGCTTGGTCCAAACAGCACGATTATGTTGCTTCTACAATTATTGGAGCAAATACAGTGGAACAATTAGAAGAAAGTTTAAAGGCAACGGATCTAATCTTGTCCGACGATATTTTGAAAAAGATAGATGAGGTTTCTAAAAAAATCCCTTACCCTATGGGATGA
- a CDS encoding adenosine deaminase, which produces MDSNLGFADLHNHLYGSLKPELLRQMGMSNPSPRWEIFTKPFQELYGKSINTGTFFEDYKSLEDFKKIYLFNHQGPFPEFQAKFNLIIALSKFDPQEIKFVSKHITKDQYEEGVVYGEYRIMYSPLDTYEGIYSKTLAACEGFEEAESELSQKAKSRLVVSLHRDGEVFKEYEMLKEMMEKDPIIKKYLVGLDFCYIEEGFPPKGKREFLKEVQKDNIAETSTALTVLYHVGESFLDKTLLSASRWVLEAAEWGAHRLGHAIAVGLDPNAYLGKKVIEPVSEREDTLKFQLDHWEEISKYGELPPKKRLESELDSIRHKEKLEISVTENLVSETKAFQEYCMDRIKNTNAVIESCPSSNEYIGMVRDKAHHPLVRFARNDLKFTISTDDPGIFGTNIKEEYDKAESLGLDVEYLEKIRKNSFQYTSEILSGRIEFKQGAIL; this is translated from the coding sequence ATGGATTCGAATCTAGGATTTGCAGACCTTCATAATCATCTATACGGTAGTCTGAAGCCTGAACTTCTTAGGCAGATGGGAATGAGCAATCCATCTCCTCGTTGGGAAATTTTTACAAAACCTTTCCAAGAACTTTATGGAAAGTCCATCAATACTGGAACCTTCTTCGAAGATTATAAATCTTTGGAAGATTTTAAAAAAATCTATTTATTCAATCACCAAGGCCCTTTTCCTGAATTCCAAGCAAAGTTTAATTTGATCATTGCGCTTTCAAAATTCGATCCACAAGAGATCAAATTTGTTTCCAAACATATCACTAAGGATCAATATGAAGAAGGTGTAGTATACGGAGAATATCGTATCATGTATTCTCCGCTCGATACTTACGAGGGGATTTATTCTAAAACTTTAGCCGCTTGTGAGGGTTTTGAAGAAGCAGAATCAGAACTTTCCCAAAAGGCAAAATCCCGCTTAGTAGTTTCCTTACATAGAGATGGGGAAGTTTTTAAAGAATACGAGATGTTAAAAGAAATGATGGAAAAAGATCCTATCATTAAAAAATACCTAGTCGGATTAGATTTTTGTTATATTGAAGAAGGTTTCCCACCTAAAGGTAAAAGAGAATTTTTGAAAGAAGTGCAAAAAGATAATATTGCAGAAACTTCTACTGCACTTACCGTTCTTTATCATGTAGGAGAGTCTTTTTTAGACAAAACTCTCTTATCTGCATCTCGCTGGGTTTTAGAGGCTGCGGAATGGGGAGCACATAGACTCGGACATGCAATTGCAGTAGGTTTAGATCCGAACGCTTATCTTGGAAAAAAAGTAATAGAACCGGTTTCTGAAAGAGAAGATACTCTCAAATTCCAATTAGATCATTGGGAAGAAATTTCCAAATACGGAGAATTACCTCCTAAAAAAAGACTGGAATCCGAGTTGGATTCGATCCGACATAAGGAGAAGTTAGAAATTTCCGTTACTGAAAACCTGGTCTCTGAAACAAAGGCATTTCAAGAGTATTGTATGGATCGGATCAAAAATACGAATGCTGTTATAGAGTCCTGCCCTAGTTCCAATGAGTATATTGGAATGGTCCGGGATAAAGCTCATCATCCTTTAGTTAGATTCGCTCGTAACGATTTAAAATTTACGATCTCTACCGATGATCCTGGAATTTTCGGAACTAATATTAAAGAAGAATATGATAAGGCAGAAAGTTTAGGATTGGATGTTGAATATTTAGAAAAGATCAGAAAGAATTCTTTTCAATATACATCCGAGATTCTTTCGGGAAGGATAGAATTTAAACAAGGAGCAATTCTTTAA
- a CDS encoding gamma-glutamyltransferase family protein, whose protein sequence is MKKILTYSLSGILVVVLVLAIFYYATSGPGETMSFQDPYHTERPTAQGSKLMVASGHPLATKAALEILEKGGNAADAGVAALLVLNVTQGEEASFPGVAPLLYYDQADKKVHSYIGVGTAPAKATIEYFKSRGHESIPMLKYSSQLVPASPDVIVALLKKYGTKSFEEVSKPAIQIAEEGFPVHRILMRNLNIGVLKRLGLKFLLPYNAKIYVGDKWWKPLHPGERFKRPALSATLKELAETEKAASSSGKNRAESLDALRDYFYKGPIADKIAKAHEEHDGTMAKSDLVRYSADWEVPLQGNYGPYTIFSNRTWNQGAVVPIVLQILEGIDLKSMGHNSKEYVHTVIQAIELAMADREKYFGDPAYVSVPEKGLLSKEYAVERRKLLQSKAFGKTPPSGNPFLFESPANAKKIAYQKENTLANNEGAFFDLTPSFWERTESGKIGRDTTYLSIIDSKGNSLSLTPSDFPQSPIIEGDITLGIRMTQFRLDPNHPSALVPGKRPTITPNASMVFKDGKFWMSFGTPGGDMQTQAVVQVFLNLVVFGMDPQEAVSAPRFRSLNWPDAFSPHKYYPGRIELEEDIYKKEGKALEALGYEVKEREKWEYDFGAPCISLKDPKTGILYGGADPRKESWAEGK, encoded by the coding sequence ATGAAAAAAATCCTAACGTATTCTTTATCGGGAATCTTAGTAGTCGTTCTAGTTCTTGCAATATTCTATTACGCAACTTCCGGACCTGGAGAAACGATGAGTTTCCAAGATCCATATCATACGGAAAGACCTACCGCCCAAGGTTCTAAATTAATGGTAGCAAGCGGTCATCCACTGGCTACCAAAGCAGCTTTGGAAATTTTGGAGAAGGGTGGAAATGCGGCAGATGCAGGAGTGGCAGCTCTTTTAGTTCTGAATGTAACCCAAGGAGAAGAGGCGTCTTTTCCTGGCGTGGCCCCTCTACTTTACTATGACCAAGCTGATAAAAAAGTACATAGTTATATTGGAGTTGGGACTGCACCCGCAAAAGCTACGATAGAATATTTTAAATCTAGAGGGCATGAATCCATCCCAATGTTAAAATATTCTTCTCAATTGGTTCCCGCATCTCCTGATGTGATCGTTGCATTACTCAAAAAATACGGCACAAAATCTTTTGAAGAAGTTAGTAAACCGGCAATCCAAATAGCTGAAGAAGGATTTCCTGTTCATAGGATCTTAATGAGAAATCTGAACATAGGAGTTCTTAAAAGATTAGGACTTAAATTTTTACTTCCATACAATGCAAAAATTTATGTGGGAGATAAATGGTGGAAACCACTTCATCCAGGAGAAAGATTTAAGAGACCTGCGTTATCCGCCACACTAAAAGAGTTGGCAGAGACGGAAAAGGCCGCTTCTTCTTCTGGAAAAAACCGCGCTGAATCTCTGGATGCTTTGAGGGATTATTTTTATAAAGGACCGATAGCGGATAAAATCGCAAAGGCTCATGAAGAACATGATGGCACCATGGCTAAGTCCGACCTGGTAAGATACAGCGCCGACTGGGAAGTTCCATTACAAGGAAATTATGGGCCTTATACGATCTTCTCCAATCGAACTTGGAACCAAGGTGCTGTCGTTCCGATCGTTCTACAAATTTTAGAAGGTATTGATCTAAAATCAATGGGCCATAACTCTAAGGAGTATGTTCACACTGTGATCCAAGCTATCGAGTTAGCTATGGCGGATCGCGAAAAATATTTCGGAGATCCAGCTTATGTTTCCGTTCCGGAGAAGGGTTTACTCAGTAAAGAATATGCTGTAGAAAGGAGAAAACTTCTACAATCTAAAGCGTTCGGGAAAACTCCTCCATCAGGAAATCCATTCTTATTCGAATCTCCTGCAAACGCTAAAAAGATTGCGTATCAAAAAGAAAATACTCTTGCTAATAATGAAGGAGCCTTTTTTGATCTTACTCCAAGTTTTTGGGAAAGAACGGAATCGGGAAAAATAGGAAGAGATACAACTTATCTAAGTATTATCGACTCCAAGGGAAATTCTTTATCCTTAACTCCGAGCGATTTCCCTCAATCTCCAATTATAGAAGGTGATATCACATTAGGGATTAGGATGACCCAATTCCGTTTAGACCCAAATCATCCATCCGCTTTGGTTCCGGGTAAAAGACCAACAATTACGCCTAACGCGTCAATGGTATTTAAAGACGGAAAATTCTGGATGAGTTTCGGGACTCCCGGCGGAGATATGCAAACTCAGGCAGTCGTCCAAGTATTCTTAAATTTAGTCGTTTTCGGAATGGATCCGCAAGAAGCAGTGAGTGCCCCTCGTTTCCGCTCCTTAAACTGGCCAGATGCATTCTCCCCTCATAAATATTATCCGGGAAGAATAGAATTAGAAGAAGATATCTATAAAAAAGAAGGAAAAGCTCTCGAAGCTCTCGGTTACGAAGTCAAAGAAAGAGAAAAATGGGAATATGATTTTGGGGCTCCTTGTATTTCTTTAAAAGATCCTAAAACGGGGATTTTATATGGCGGAGCCGACCCAAGAAAAGAATCCTGGGCGGAAGGAAAATAA
- a CDS encoding acylphosphatase gives MAAKNESRAKIRIRGTVQGVGFRYFVLQRAQECRLKGYTMNLPTGEVEVVVEGDKIFIEDLYKAVQRGPSKAKVTEATIQWEDAKGTFRTFEIKR, from the coding sequence ATGGCTGCAAAAAACGAATCTAGAGCAAAAATTAGGATCCGAGGAACCGTACAAGGAGTTGGTTTTAGATATTTTGTGCTACAAAGAGCGCAAGAATGCCGACTCAAAGGTTACACTATGAATCTTCCTACTGGTGAAGTAGAAGTAGTTGTAGAAGGAGACAAAATTTTTATCGAAGATTTGTACAAAGCAGTTCAAAGAGGCCCTTCTAAAGCAAAAGTAACGGAAGCTACAATTCAATGGGAAGATGCTAAAGGTACGTTTAGGACTTTCGAGATCAAACGTTAA
- a CDS encoding potassium channel family protein has translation MRKKRIAVIGLGDFGIELVKRLYEDGQEVTAIDQDKNKIDRIREFSTYCVAIDSTDESELKEHGLDEMDAVVLAIGDNFENLIVTADSLKKIGTINIFARYQSDLNKRVLQMLGIENLFNPEEQAAHSMAEQLANSSVKGVTLLGQDYRILEATVPKHMQGKTVQGAKLREDWNLNLITVKRPKKTRRKSDRKDEEVLGIPSPNLVLSEGDILVLFGKAEDLEQMIGNR, from the coding sequence ATGAGAAAGAAAAGGATCGCAGTCATCGGCCTCGGAGATTTCGGGATCGAACTTGTAAAAAGATTATATGAAGACGGACAAGAAGTCACAGCAATCGACCAGGATAAAAACAAAATAGATCGTATCAGGGAATTTTCCACCTACTGCGTTGCGATAGATTCCACGGACGAATCAGAATTGAAAGAACATGGTTTGGATGAAATGGATGCAGTTGTCTTAGCGATCGGAGATAATTTCGAAAATCTGATCGTGACTGCGGACTCCTTAAAAAAGATCGGTACAATTAATATATTCGCTCGTTATCAATCCGATTTGAACAAACGAGTTCTGCAAATGTTGGGGATCGAGAACTTATTCAACCCGGAAGAACAAGCTGCTCACTCTATGGCGGAACAACTTGCGAATAGTAGCGTTAAAGGTGTTACCTTACTTGGGCAGGATTATAGAATTTTAGAAGCTACGGTCCCAAAACATATGCAAGGTAAAACAGTCCAAGGTGCCAAACTGAGAGAAGACTGGAACTTAAATTTGATCACAGTCAAAAGGCCCAAAAAGACCAGAAGAAAATCGGATCGAAAAGACGAAGAAGTTTTAGGAATTCCTTCTCCGAATCTAGTCTTGTCGGAAGGAGATATTTTAGTTTTGTTCGGAAAAGCGGAAGATCTAGAACAGATGATTGGGAATCGTTAA
- a CDS encoding MFS transporter — protein MSKRFSFHYAWIVLIVTFFTLIVAAGVRSMPGILIVPLEKEFGWNRSAISFAVSVNLLLYGLVGPFAAGLMNRFGIKRIMVFALGLLISGILLTTIMRTNWELVVLWGVMVGFGSGMAALVLGATVVNRWFVSHRGLLMGILTASTATGQIIFLPFLASLTEQEGWRNAVYAVASILGILLPTVFFLMKDSPKQSGLLPYGAKSEEEGILPVSGNPFMEAISALRVGLRSRNFWLLAGSFFVCGASTNGLVGTHLVPACSDHGIPEVRAAGLLALMGIFDLIGTVGSGWLSDRVNNKILLFMYYGLRGISLLLLPQAFDPESNKLSIFAVFYGLDWIATVPPTVALTAKIFGREKVGLMFGWVVAFHQIGAAVAAFGAGYIRTVQGEYDLAFMFAGALCVITALGIFAVSTEKEEGKLPETPEFAS, from the coding sequence TTGAGCAAACGTTTTTCTTTTCATTATGCTTGGATCGTTTTGATCGTTACATTCTTTACTTTGATCGTTGCCGCTGGGGTGAGGTCCATGCCCGGAATTCTGATCGTTCCTCTCGAAAAAGAATTCGGTTGGAATAGATCCGCCATTTCTTTTGCGGTCTCAGTGAACTTATTATTATACGGACTTGTAGGACCGTTTGCCGCGGGGCTCATGAATCGTTTTGGCATAAAACGAATTATGGTATTTGCACTCGGACTATTGATCTCAGGAATTCTGCTAACAACGATTATGCGGACAAACTGGGAATTAGTAGTTCTTTGGGGAGTGATGGTCGGATTTGGATCCGGAATGGCGGCTTTAGTTTTAGGAGCTACAGTGGTCAATCGTTGGTTCGTTTCTCATAGAGGACTTCTCATGGGAATTCTGACTGCAAGCACTGCAACCGGGCAAATCATCTTTCTTCCATTTTTAGCTTCTCTTACGGAACAAGAAGGATGGAGAAACGCAGTCTATGCTGTGGCTTCTATATTAGGAATACTTCTTCCTACTGTGTTCTTCTTAATGAAAGATTCTCCTAAACAATCCGGACTCTTACCTTATGGGGCAAAAAGTGAAGAAGAAGGGATCTTACCTGTTTCCGGAAATCCATTCATGGAAGCGATCTCCGCATTAAGAGTCGGATTGAGATCCAGAAACTTCTGGCTTCTTGCAGGAAGTTTTTTTGTATGTGGAGCCAGTACAAACGGTCTCGTTGGAACTCACTTAGTTCCGGCATGTTCTGATCATGGAATTCCAGAAGTACGAGCGGCGGGGCTTTTGGCATTGATGGGAATTTTCGATCTGATCGGAACAGTCGGATCAGGTTGGTTATCCGACAGAGTGAATAACAAAATTCTGTTATTTATGTATTATGGATTAAGAGGGATTTCCTTACTATTATTACCTCAAGCATTTGATCCTGAATCGAACAAACTTTCTATATTTGCAGTTTTTTACGGATTAGATTGGATTGCTACTGTTCCGCCTACGGTTGCATTGACCGCTAAAATATTCGGAAGAGAAAAAGTAGGATTGATGTTCGGTTGGGTAGTTGCCTTCCATCAAATCGGAGCAGCTGTTGCTGCATTCGGAGCGGGGTATATCCGAACTGTACAAGGGGAATACGATCTTGCATTCATGTTTGCAGGAGCATTATGTGTGATTACTGCGCTTGGGATCTTTGCGGTATCAACTGAAAAGGAAGAAGGAAAACTTCCAGAAACACCTGAGTTTGCATCATAA
- a CDS encoding MATE family efflux transporter: MASLYKKILKLYRPSRLNVKILSLALPVVFGMLSQSLVWITDTVMVGYLGQNAIAAIGIGGTSYYTLVAFLIGFSMGVQIIVARRFGEGKRSEIGKVGVSTLYLSVLLGSFLSISGPWISEWIMFWIGPEKTVNALGTDYLYFRFIGSGFYFLGFCFRGFMDGLGLTKAGFVSMAVTTIANIIFNWILIYGNLGFSPMGIGGAGLASSIAGFAGLLVFPIFFFYYKLGKYFEGVNLLPSKEHIIEIFKVGIPPGFEEGLVNVAFVIFSKIQGLISILAVAASNVLFSTLSFAFLPGYAFGVAATTILGQAMGAKKYKLAYHSAFRSAFISAHVMGFIGLCFIFLGKIIVYAMTRDQALVEECYPVLLLLGVIQIGDAYHMVIGAALRGAGLQNYVFRIYIFLTYLVMLPLSYLFGIVWKGGTLGIWAAIFVWISSLSLIFIYEFRKKNWIKGTV, encoded by the coding sequence TTGGCCTCTTTATATAAAAAAATACTCAAACTATATCGCCCTAGCCGATTGAACGTTAAAATCCTTTCCTTAGCATTACCTGTTGTTTTCGGAATGCTTAGCCAATCTTTGGTTTGGATTACTGATACAGTTATGGTCGGATATCTTGGCCAAAATGCAATCGCGGCAATAGGTATAGGCGGGACCAGTTATTACACTCTTGTTGCATTCCTGATCGGATTTTCAATGGGAGTTCAGATCATAGTCGCGAGAAGATTTGGAGAAGGTAAAAGATCCGAGATAGGAAAAGTAGGAGTTTCTACACTTTATCTTTCCGTATTGTTAGGATCTTTCTTATCTATATCCGGACCATGGATTTCGGAATGGATTATGTTTTGGATCGGTCCGGAAAAAACAGTCAACGCACTCGGAACTGATTATTTATATTTTAGATTTATAGGCAGTGGGTTTTATTTTTTAGGATTCTGTTTTAGAGGATTTATGGACGGTCTTGGATTAACCAAGGCAGGTTTTGTTTCCATGGCGGTGACCACTATCGCAAACATAATTTTTAATTGGATACTGATCTACGGAAACCTGGGATTCTCTCCTATGGGAATCGGAGGTGCCGGACTTGCATCTTCTATCGCAGGATTCGCAGGACTTTTAGTATTTCCTATATTCTTTTTTTATTATAAATTAGGAAAATATTTCGAAGGAGTAAACCTTCTTCCAAGCAAAGAACATATAATCGAAATTTTCAAAGTGGGAATACCTCCCGGTTTTGAAGAAGGATTAGTCAACGTTGCATTCGTAATCTTCTCCAAGATACAAGGATTGATCTCTATACTTGCAGTTGCAGCTTCCAATGTCCTATTTTCTACATTAAGTTTTGCATTCTTGCCCGGATATGCATTCGGAGTGGCGGCCACAACAATCTTAGGACAGGCAATGGGAGCTAAAAAATACAAACTAGCGTATCATTCTGCATTTCGCTCCGCATTCATCTCCGCTCACGTAATGGGATTTATAGGTTTATGTTTTATCTTCCTGGGAAAAATAATCGTGTATGCGATGACCAGAGATCAAGCCTTAGTGGAAGAATGTTATCCTGTGCTTTTATTATTAGGAGTTATCCAAATCGGAGACGCATATCATATGGTGATCGGCGCTGCCTTAAGAGGAGCAGGATTGCAGAACTATGTCTTTAGGATCTATATTTTTCTCACCTATCTAGTAATGCTTCCATTGTCTTATCTTTTCGGGATCGTATGGAAAGGTGGAACCCTTGGGATCTGGGCAGCTATATTCGTTTGGATCTCTTCACTTTCTCTAATTTTCATCTATGAATTCAGAAAGAAAAATTGGATAAAAGGGACAGTTTAA